From Erinaceus europaeus chromosome 9, mEriEur2.1, whole genome shotgun sequence, one genomic window encodes:
- the FBXO40 gene encoding F-box only protein 40 yields the protein MGRAQKPAPGQHKHCERCFNRHCHIPVEPDVSCLVINCHLLCGATFHMCKEAEHELLCPLEQVPCLNSEYGCPVSMSRHKLAKHLQVCPASVVCCSMEWNRWPNVDSETTLHKNIMKENPTEECLDMALALQDQKVLFNSLNMVELFPETREPSEQEPIMNGEASWGEMEGAVGGVSSLVPHDSLSATNGEIAELSQEEREALAKTKEGMDLLKFDKWENIFSKEHAASALTNSSASCEGKNSNGCGEEQISSSNNMIDAGTAKGTQPQENQKQRDFHAAVETTGLAPWQDGVLERLKTAVDAKDYNMYLVHNGRLLIHFGQMPACTPKERDFVYGNLEAQEVKTVYTFKVPVSYCGKRARVGDAMLSCRPSEHKAVDTSDLGVPVEDLPKSDLIKTTLLCALERELKGHVISESRSIDGLFMDFATQTYSFEPEQFSSGTVLADLLSTATERGLHVELRSECVTRRHNKSSSAFTFTCNKFFRRDEFPLHFKNVHTDIQSCLDGWFQHRCPLAYLGCTFIQNHFRPPGQKSKLIYSQELQTFAIKPDVASELSEGRKNNHLSGHGGKSENSLTSLPLEVLQYIAGFLDSISLSQLSQVSILMRNICATLLQERGMVLLQWKKRYSHGGTSWRVHREIWQFSSLFSKIKSWEYNEVASMSEHLKTCPFNIVEHKMDPVLLTSMYQPHEQAQESLVGTFRARPQGRCTY from the exons ATG GGCAGGGCCcaaaagcctgcacctgggcAGCACAAGCATTGTGAGAGATGCTTCAACCGTCACTGCCACATTCCTGTGGAGCCTGATGTCTCCTGCCTGGTGATAAACTGCCACCTGCTCTGTGGTGCTACCTTCCACATGTGCAAAGAAGCAGAACATGAACTCCTCTGCCCTTTAGAGCAGGTTCCATGCCTCAATTCTGAATATGGCTGCCCTGTTTCCATGTCCCGCCACAAGCTGGCCAAGCACCTACAGGTATGCCCTGCCAGCGTGGTCTGTTGCTCCATGGAGTGGAATCGCTGGCCAAATGTGGATTCTGAAACAACCCTTCATAAGAACATCATGAAAGAGAACCCCACTGAGGAATGCTTGGACATGGCCCTGGCCCTCCAGGACCAGAAGGTTCTCTTCAATTCTTTGAACATGGTAGAACTTTTCCCAGAAACTAGAGAGCCCAGTGAACAAGAACCaattatgaatggtgaagccagTTGGGGGGAAATGGAAGGAGCAGTGGGTGGAGTTTCAAGTTTGGTACCACACGACTCTCTGTCTGCAACTAATGGAGAGATAGCAGAGCTGAGTCAAGAAGAGCGAGAGGCATTAGCCAAAACAAAAGAAGGGATGGACCTGCTCAAGTTTGACAAGTGGGAGAATATATTCAGCAAAGAGCATGCAGCCTCTGCTTTAACAAATTCATCAGCTAGCTGTGAGGGCAAAAACAGCAATGGTTGTGGGGAAGAGCAGATTTCCAGTAGCAATAACATGATAGATGCAGGTACTGCAAAAGGGACACAACCACAGGAAAACCAGAagcaaagggactttcatgcaGCTGTGGAAACAACAGGGCTTGCTCCTTGGCAAGATGGTGTTCTGGAAAGACTGAAAACAGCCGTGGATGCAAAGGATTATAACATGTATCTGGTGCACAATGGGAGATTGCTTATTCACTTTGGTCAGATGCCTGCTTGTACACCCAAGGAGAGAGACTTTGTTTATGGCAACCTTGAGGCTCAGGAAGTGAAGACTGTTTATACCTTCAAAGTTCCCGTGAGCTACTGTGGAAAGCGGGCTCGAGTTGGAGATGCCATGCTGAGCTGTAGGCCAAGTGAACACAAGGCAGTAGATACTTCAGACTTAGGGGTACCTGTGGAAGACTTGCCAAAATCAGATCTCATCAAAACCACCCTCTTATGTGCTTTGGAAAGAGAACTCAAAGGCCATGTCATCTCTGAATCCAGAAGCATTGATGGACTATTCATGGATTTTGCTACACAGACATATAGTTTTGAGCCAGAACAGTTTTCCTCTGGGACGGTGCTGGCTGACCTCCTAAGCACTGCTACGGAACGGGGCCTCCACGTGGAGCTCCGCAGTGAGTGTGTGACCAGGAGACATAACAAGAGCAGCTCTGCCTTCACTTTCACTTGCAACAAATTTTTCAGGAGGGATGAATTCCCTCTTCATTTCAAGAATGTCCACACAGATATTCAGTCATGTCTTGATGGTTGGTTCCAGCATCGATGCCCCCTGGCCTACTTGGGATGCACATTTATTCAAAATCATTTCCGTCCCCCAGGGCAAAAGTCAAAACTGATCTATAGTCAGGAGCTCCAGACCTTTGCCATCAAGCCAGATGTTGCCTCAGAACTGAGTGAGGGAAGGAAGAACAACCACCTCTCTGGCCATGGAGGGAAAAGTGAGAATTCTCTAACAAGCCTGCCCCTGGAGGTTTTGCAGTACATTGCTGGGTTCCTGGACAGCATCAGCTTGTCCCAGCTCTCCCAGGTGTCCATACTGATGAGGAATATCTGTGCCACTTTGTTGCAAGAGAGAGGAATGGTTCTCCTGCAGTGGAAGAAAAGGTATTCCCATGGAGGTACCTCTTGGAGAGTGCATAGAGAG ATCTGGCAATTCAGCAGCCTCTTCTCAAAAATCAAGAGCTGGGAGTATAATGAAGTTGCCTCCATGTCTGAGCACCTGAAAACCTGTCCTTTCAACATTGTAGAGCACAAGATGGACCCAGTTCTTTTGACTAGCATGTATCAGCCCCATGAGCAGGCCCAAGAGAGCCTGGTAGGCACCTTCAGAGCCAGACCTCAAGGAAGATGTACCTACTAA